One genomic window of Clostridium taeniosporum includes the following:
- the spoVAE gene encoding stage V sporulation protein AE, whose protein sequence is MEYLNAFIIGGIICIIAQILMDTTNLTPGRILVLFVTIGAILGAFGIYDKIVEIGGAGATVPLPGFGNLLAKAAIKEVKEIGLLGAFVGGIKGAAGGITAAIFFGYLMALIFNPKTKD, encoded by the coding sequence ATGGAATACTTAAATGCTTTTATAATTGGTGGTATTATATGTATAATAGCACAGATATTAATGGATACAACAAATTTAACACCAGGTAGAATACTCGTTTTATTTGTTACAATAGGAGCTATTTTAGGTGCTTTTGGAATATACGATAAAATAGTTGAAATAGGAGGAGCTGGAGCTACTGTTCCTTTACCGGGATTTGGGAATTTATTAGCAAAAGCTGCAATAAAAGAAGTAAAAGAGATAGGGTTACTTGGAGCTTTTGTAGGGGGGATTAAAGGTGCAGCAGGAGGAATAACTGCAGCTATTTTTTTTGGTTATTTAATGGCTTTAATATTCAACCCTAAAACGAAAGACTAG
- the spoVAC gene encoding stage V sporulation protein AC: MKKKNEKIIIQKYEKMAKQVEPKPKIFQDCAKAFFVGGIICCVGQFINNYVSTLGLPEDQVKTIVSIAMIFLGALLTGVGIYDKIAQFGGAGTVVPITGFSNAIVSPAIEFKKEGFVFGVAAKMFTIAGPVLVYGIGTSVIIGIVYYVMSIF, from the coding sequence TTGAAGAAAAAAAATGAAAAAATTATAATACAAAAATATGAAAAAATGGCTAAACAAGTTGAACCAAAGCCTAAAATATTTCAGGATTGTGCTAAAGCATTTTTCGTTGGAGGAATTATTTGTTGTGTAGGTCAATTTATTAATAATTATGTATCAACTTTGGGATTACCAGAAGATCAAGTTAAAACAATTGTTTCTATAGCAATGATTTTTTTAGGAGCATTGTTAACTGGAGTTGGTATATATGATAAAATAGCTCAATTTGGTGGTGCTGGAACAGTAGTACCTATAACAGGTTTTTCAAATGCCATAGTATCACCAGCTATAGAATTTAAAAAAGAAGGTTTTGTTTTTGGGGTAGCTGCAAAAATGTTTACAATTGCAGGACCAGTTCTTGTATATGGAATAGGAACATCTGTAATTATAGGAATTGTGTATTATGTAATGTCTATTTTTTAA
- the spoVAD gene encoding stage V sporulation protein AD, whose amino-acid sequence MKTNNKKIGSQTVKLTNPPKIISSYSVVGPKEGEGPLKEYFDQILNDDTCGKDSFEKAESEMMYTAITQALSRANLQECDIDYLFAGDLLNQIISSSFTARKFEIPFFGLYGACSTMTESLSLASIIMDAGCAEYVIAATSSHFSSAERQFRFPLEYGCQRSATCQWTVTGSGALVLGHEGKFPEVTYVTTGKVKDYGQKDPNNMGAAMAPAAVDTLVSHFKDTGRKPQYYDVIATGDLGSVGKELADKLIAEYGFDIRANHMDCGEAIFNNELQKTAAGGSGCGCSAVVFAGELYKKLMRKEIKNVLLVSTGALMSPTSSLQGESIPGIAHAVSIEMK is encoded by the coding sequence ATGAAAACAAATAATAAGAAAATAGGTTCTCAAACAGTTAAGTTAACAAATCCACCTAAAATAATTTCTTCTTATTCTGTAGTAGGTCCCAAAGAAGGAGAAGGACCATTAAAGGAATATTTTGATCAAATATTAAATGATGATACTTGTGGTAAAGATAGTTTTGAAAAAGCTGAAAGTGAAATGATGTATACGGCTATAACACAGGCTTTATCAAGAGCTAATTTACAAGAATGTGATATAGATTATCTTTTTGCAGGAGATTTATTAAATCAAATAATATCTTCTAGTTTTACAGCAAGAAAATTTGAAATACCTTTTTTTGGATTATATGGAGCGTGTTCTACAATGACAGAATCTTTAAGTTTAGCTTCTATAATAATGGATGCTGGATGTGCAGAATACGTAATTGCTGCAACATCTTCTCATTTTAGCTCGGCAGAAAGGCAATTTAGATTTCCTTTAGAATATGGATGTCAAAGATCAGCTACTTGTCAATGGACAGTAACTGGTTCTGGAGCTTTAGTATTGGGGCATGAAGGGAAGTTTCCAGAAGTTACTTATGTAACTACTGGAAAAGTAAAGGATTATGGTCAAAAAGATCCTAATAATATGGGAGCTGCTATGGCTCCGGCTGCTGTAGACACATTAGTAAGTCATTTTAAAGATACTGGAAGAAAACCACAATATTATGATGTTATAGCAACTGGCGATTTAGGTAGTGTGGGAAAAGAATTAGCAGATAAGTTGATTGCAGAATATGGTTTTGATATAAGAGCAAATCACATGGATTGCGGAGAAGCAATTTTTAATAATGAATTACAAAAAACTGCAGCAGGAGGAAGTGGATGTGGATGTTCAGCAGTAGTATTTGCAGGAGAATTATATAAAAAATTAATGAGAAAAGAAATAAAAAATGTATTGTTAGTATCAACAGGAGCTTTAATGAGTCCAACTTCATCTCTTCAAGGTGAAAGTATACCAGGTATAGCACATGCAGTTTCAATAGAAATGAAATAA
- the sigF gene encoding RNA polymerase sporulation sigma factor SigF — protein sequence MGIGNFNREEFNYNDNSQLLPLAKNGDSEAMNRLIEMNLPLVASISKKFLNRGYDYEDIFQIGSIGLVKAINNFDLNYNVKFSTYAVPMIIGEIKRFLRDDGMIKVSRNVKSLAKRLHFIKEELTKKLNRSPTIEELSEYSGVDKEEIVFAVESANSLQYLYDTIHQDDGAPVLLIDKLSEKSEDDIGMINKIALKEALRSLDEKARQIIVLRYFKDKTQVQVAKLLGISQVQVSRIEKKVLLKMREKLEEQ from the coding sequence ATGGGTATAGGGAATTTTAATAGAGAGGAATTTAATTACAATGATAATTCACAATTATTGCCTTTAGCTAAAAATGGAGATTCAGAGGCTATGAATAGATTAATAGAAATGAATTTACCTTTAGTTGCTTCTATAAGTAAAAAATTTTTAAATAGAGGTTATGATTATGAAGATATATTTCAAATAGGTTCTATTGGACTCGTAAAGGCTATAAATAATTTTGATTTAAATTATAATGTTAAATTTTCAACTTATGCAGTACCTATGATAATTGGTGAGATAAAGCGGTTTTTAAGAGATGATGGAATGATAAAGGTTAGTCGTAATGTTAAGAGTTTGGCAAAACGTCTACATTTTATAAAAGAAGAATTAACTAAAAAATTAAATAGAAGTCCTACTATAGAAGAACTTTCTGAATATTCAGGCGTAGATAAAGAAGAAATAGTTTTTGCAGTAGAATCAGCCAATAGTTTACAATATCTTTATGATACAATTCATCAAGATGATGGAGCACCAGTATTACTTATAGATAAATTAAGTGAAAAAAGCGAAGATGATATTGGAATGATAAATAAGATAGCATTAAAAGAGGCCTTAAGGAGTTTAGATGAAAAAGCACGCCAAATTATTGTTTTAAGATATTTTAAGGATAAGACTCAGGTTCAAGTGGCTAAATTGCTTGGAATAAGTCAAGTTCAGGTATCAAGAATAGAGAAAAAGGTTCTTTTAAAAATGAGAGAAAAATTAGAAGAACAATAA